From the Ctenopharyngodon idella isolate HZGC_01 chromosome 3, HZGC01, whole genome shotgun sequence genome, one window contains:
- the uncx gene encoding homeobox protein unc-4 homolog, whose product MMDSRILDPPHAQFGGSLGGMVSFPYHLSHHHVYELAGHQLQSTAAVPFSIDGLLNGSCTASVVNSNPLLSSGCGMNGDNQQYKLTGMVSKPKGEMEKKGEHEERAGATCTQLSSDDLQWRANGPRGNCSQRTGEAGEKEKETRKKAFKVPEQTHSRRLISHPRI is encoded by the exons ATGATGGACAGCAGGATACTGGATCCACCTCATGCCCAGTTCGGAGGCTCGCTCGGTGGGATGGTGAGCTTTCCGTACCATCTAAGCCACCATCATGTGTACGAATTAGCCGGTCATCAACTTCAATCCACGGCCGCGGTTCCTTTCTCAATAGACGGATTACTTAACGGCTCCTGCACGGCTTCTGTGGTGAATTCTAACCCCCTCTTGTCGTCTGGCTGCGGTATGAATGGAGATAACCAACAGTACAAACTGACAG GTATGGTTTCAAAACCGAAGGGCGAAATGGAGAAAAAAGGAGAACACGAAGAAAGGGCCGGGGCGACCTGCACACAACTCTCATCCGACGACCTGCAGTGGCGAGCCAATGGACCCAGAGGAAATTGCTCGCAGAGAACTGGAGAGGctggagaaaaagaaaaggaaacaaGAAAGAAGGCTTTTAAAGTCCCAGAACAAACTCATTCCCGGAGACTTATTTCACACCCCAGGATCTGA
- the zfand2a gene encoding AN1-type zinc finger protein 2A isoform X1, producing MEFPDLGEHCSEKSCKRLDFLPMKCDACEEIFCKDHITYANHKCTSSYKKDVQVPVCPLCNTPIPIRRGEMPDIKVGEHIDRDCKSDPAQRKRKIFTNKCSKGGCKQKEMIRVTCDQCHLNYCLKHRHPLDHDCKTDSKPVSKSGHAALLRAQAASSSNAGASSTRGSSRTMSNGVTGNTRPQSSSALRTSPASPPMVSPIAQNVIPSSVSYQGGLTEEQALQRALEMSLAESARTSQPTLSPQEQEDLAMAQALAASEEEYRRQQQRQGGVSKQSSCCLS from the exons ATGGAGTTTCCTGATCTCGGGGAGCACTGCTCAGAGAAGAGCTGCAAACGTCTCG ATTTTCTTCCTATGAAATGTGATGCCTGTGAAGAAATTTTCTGCAAGGACCACATAACGTATGCAAATCACAAGTGCACTTCATCATATAAGAAG GATGTCCAGGTTCCTGTATGCCCATTGTGCAACACCCCCATTCCCATTAGAAGAGGGGAAATGCCAGACATCAAAGTTGGGGAACACATAGACAGAGACTGCAAATCTGACCCTGCTCAGAGGAAACGAAAG AtctttacaaataaatgctcCAAGGGTGGCTGTAAGCAGAAGGAAATGATCCGggtgacatgtgaccagtgccACTTGAACTACTGTCTCAAACATAGACACCCACTCGACCATGACTGTAAGACTGACAGCAAGCCAGTCTCCAAATCAGG gcATGCTGCTTTATTGAGGGCTCAAGCCGCCTCTTCTAGTAACGCTGGGGCGTCATCCACTAGAGGGAGCTCTAGGACCATGTCAAATGGAGTAACTGGAAACACCAGACCTCAGAGCAGCAG TGCACTAAGGACATCGCCTGCATCTCCTCCCATGGTGTCTCCCATAGCACAGAATGTAATTCCCTCATCAGTGTCATATCAAGGCGGGCTG ACGGAGGAGCAAGCCCTCCAGAGAGCATTAGAAATGTCACTGGCTGAATCTGCTCGAACAAGCCAGCCAACTCTAAG TCCTCAGGAGCAGGAGGATCTGGCCATGGCTCAGGCTCTCGCTGCTAGTGAAGAAGAATACAGGCGACAGCAGCAGAGACAG GGGGGAGTTTCCAAACAGTCCAGCTGCTGCCTGTCGTAA
- the zfand2a gene encoding AN1-type zinc finger protein 2A isoform X2, with protein MEFPDLGEHCSEKSCKRLDFLPMKCDACEEIFCKDHITYANHKCTSSYKKDVQVPVCPLCNTPIPIRRGEMPDIKVGEHIDRDCKSDPAQRKRKIFTNKCSKGGCKQKEMIRVTCDQCHLNYCLKHRHPLDHDCKTDSKPVSKSGHAALLRAQAASSSNAGASSTRGSSRTMSNGVTGNTRPQSSSALRTSPASPPMVSPIAQNVIPSSVSYQGGLTEEQALQRALEMSLAESARTSQPTLSPQEQEDLAMAQALAASEEEYRRQQQRQVARNLNSQ; from the exons ATGGAGTTTCCTGATCTCGGGGAGCACTGCTCAGAGAAGAGCTGCAAACGTCTCG ATTTTCTTCCTATGAAATGTGATGCCTGTGAAGAAATTTTCTGCAAGGACCACATAACGTATGCAAATCACAAGTGCACTTCATCATATAAGAAG GATGTCCAGGTTCCTGTATGCCCATTGTGCAACACCCCCATTCCCATTAGAAGAGGGGAAATGCCAGACATCAAAGTTGGGGAACACATAGACAGAGACTGCAAATCTGACCCTGCTCAGAGGAAACGAAAG AtctttacaaataaatgctcCAAGGGTGGCTGTAAGCAGAAGGAAATGATCCGggtgacatgtgaccagtgccACTTGAACTACTGTCTCAAACATAGACACCCACTCGACCATGACTGTAAGACTGACAGCAAGCCAGTCTCCAAATCAGG gcATGCTGCTTTATTGAGGGCTCAAGCCGCCTCTTCTAGTAACGCTGGGGCGTCATCCACTAGAGGGAGCTCTAGGACCATGTCAAATGGAGTAACTGGAAACACCAGACCTCAGAGCAGCAG TGCACTAAGGACATCGCCTGCATCTCCTCCCATGGTGTCTCCCATAGCACAGAATGTAATTCCCTCATCAGTGTCATATCAAGGCGGGCTG ACGGAGGAGCAAGCCCTCCAGAGAGCATTAGAAATGTCACTGGCTGAATCTGCTCGAACAAGCCAGCCAACTCTAAG TCCTCAGGAGCAGGAGGATCTGGCCATGGCTCAGGCTCTCGCTGCTAGTGAAGAAGAATACAGGCGACAGCAGCAGAGACAGGTAGCCAGAAACCTTAACAGTCAGTAG
- the zfand2a gene encoding AN1-type zinc finger protein 2A isoform X3 has product MEFPDLGEHCSEKSCKRLDFLPMKCDACEEIFCKDHITYANHKCTSSYKKDVQVPVCPLCNTPIPIRRGEMPDIKVGEHIDRDCKSDPAQRKRKIFTNKCSKGGCKQKEMIRVTCDQCHLNYCLKHRHPLDHDCKTDSKPVSKSG; this is encoded by the exons ATGGAGTTTCCTGATCTCGGGGAGCACTGCTCAGAGAAGAGCTGCAAACGTCTCG ATTTTCTTCCTATGAAATGTGATGCCTGTGAAGAAATTTTCTGCAAGGACCACATAACGTATGCAAATCACAAGTGCACTTCATCATATAAGAAG GATGTCCAGGTTCCTGTATGCCCATTGTGCAACACCCCCATTCCCATTAGAAGAGGGGAAATGCCAGACATCAAAGTTGGGGAACACATAGACAGAGACTGCAAATCTGACCCTGCTCAGAGGAAACGAAAG AtctttacaaataaatgctcCAAGGGTGGCTGTAAGCAGAAGGAAATGATCCGggtgacatgtgaccagtgccACTTGAACTACTGTCTCAAACATAGACACCCACTCGACCATGACTGTAAGACTGACAGCAAGCCAGTCTCCAAATCAGGGTAA